One part of the Cyprinus carpio isolate SPL01 chromosome B12, ASM1834038v1, whole genome shotgun sequence genome encodes these proteins:
- the LOC122139290 gene encoding uncharacterized protein LOC122139290, whose translation MKGKSAVREQQRASEWNKLTRWRHTERGITTMDAVNAVQLFILVWTFTAVCQAEDLDIIVSCENVTGSVGKEVTLTCNVSLQSRDCSTEMGMFRYPNDSVICKQKLPKDSSFTCRYTTTTAMTEKFSFFVQTKCGVKQTEFTVDISDPLSVKTEDPKSKYPIITSVAGCFIIILFIIIITIICKTKPNFTKSCGFQKRMFLCIRHDEDNTTPPETVI comes from the exons ATGAAGGGGAAATCTGCAG TTCGTGAGCAGCAGAGAGCGTCAGAGTGGAATAAACTCACGCGGTGGAGACATACAGAGCGCGG aatcaCAACCATGGATGCTGTAAATGCTGTGCAGCTGTTCATATTGGTTTGGACCTTTACTGCTGTCTGTCAAGCTGAAGATTTGG ATATCATTGTAAGCTGTGAGAATGTGACTGGATCTGTGGGGAAAGAAGTAACTCTCACCTGCAACGTCTCACTGCAGAGCCGTGATTGTTCCACTGAAATGGGTATGTTTCGATACCCTAATGACTCAGTCATCTGTAAACAAAAGCTTCCTAAAGACTCCAGCTTCACATGCCGCTACACTACAACTACAGCAATGACAGAAAAATTCAGCTTCTTTGTGCAAACAAAGTGTGGAGTGAAACAAACAGAATTCACTGTGGACATATCAG ATCCATTATCAGTAAAAACAGAGGATCCCAAATCTAAGTATCCTATCATCACTTCGGTTGCGGGCTgtttcatcatcatcctcttcatcatcataataacaatcatttgcaaaacaaaaccaaacttcACCAAGTCTTGTGGATTCCAAAAAAGGATGTTTCTATGCATCAGACATGATGAAGACAACACCACTCCTCCAGAAACTGTGATATAG